From a region of the Paenibacillus sp. R14(2021) genome:
- a CDS encoding YheC/YheD family protein, giving the protein MGNEQGRQLASKWAKTEALLSHAQIAPHIPPSRMFSKENLSSMLNQHSMVVVKPVRGAGGHGVIKVSREGGSYKYTYYSKTNHFQSFEGLYKSLNSKRNGRRYLIQKGISLATISGRPIDYRVKYVKQLDGKWLISAIVGRLAKPGLFVTNICRGGTLLSGSEGIRRSFSSAVVGTKKKEMRTLTQLSTEVLENRFPGIGQLGFDFGIDQSGKIWIFEVNTRPQ; this is encoded by the coding sequence ATGGGTAATGAACAAGGAAGGCAGCTTGCAAGCAAATGGGCGAAAACGGAGGCGCTGCTCTCGCACGCGCAGATCGCACCGCATATCCCGCCGTCTCGCATGTTCTCCAAAGAAAATTTGAGCAGCATGTTGAATCAGCACAGTATGGTCGTCGTGAAGCCGGTTCGCGGCGCAGGCGGCCACGGGGTTATTAAGGTATCGCGGGAAGGAGGCAGCTACAAGTACACGTATTATTCGAAAACAAATCACTTTCAAAGCTTCGAGGGGCTCTATAAATCGTTGAATTCCAAACGAAACGGGAGGCGCTACCTCATCCAGAAGGGAATCAGCCTGGCCACGATCAGCGGCAGACCGATTGATTATCGCGTCAAATATGTCAAGCAATTGGATGGAAAATGGCTCATCTCAGCAATTGTCGGCAGATTAGCCAAACCGGGACTATTCGTAACGAATATTTGCCGCGGGGGCACATTGCTCAGCGGTTCGGAGGGAATACGCCGCTCGTTCTCCAGCGCTGTAGTCGGCACGAAAAAAAAGGAAATGCGCACGTTGACGCAGCTGTCCACTGAAGTATTGGAGAACCGGTTTCCCGGCATCGGTCAGCTAGGCTTTGACTTCGGCATTGATCAGAGCGGGAAGATATGGATTTTCGAAGTGAATACAAGGCCTCAATAA
- the sda gene encoding sporulation histidine kinase inhibitor Sda, whose protein sequence is MNQLSDELLLDAYMAANKYNLEIEFIQMLNDELMRRQISPESFRNTA, encoded by the coding sequence ATGAATCAGCTGTCAGATGAATTGCTGCTCGATGCTTACATGGCCGCGAACAAGTACAATCTGGAAATTGAATTTATTCAAATGCTTAATGATGAATTAATGCGCAGGCAAATTAGTCCGGAATCCTTTCGTAATACCGCCTAA
- a CDS encoding NAD(P)/FAD-dependent oxidoreductase, giving the protein MFAAFYCGMRQASVKIIESMPQLGGQLAALYPEKHIYDVAGFPKVTAGELVEQLKKQMEHFKPDVHLEEKVVEVIKRDERDFAIVTDKTTHYAKSVIITAGVGAFEPRRLELEEAVNYEKQNLHYFISDLSRFQGKHVLISGGGDSAVDWSLMLEPIAASVTLIHRRDKFRAHEHSVENLMNSSVNVLTPYEITSLHGTHQIERLTLQHVKTAETVEMPIDAVIVNFGFVSSLGPIAEWGLAIDGGSIVVDSRMETSIPGIFAAGDITTYPGKLKLIAVGFGEAPTAVNNAKVYVDPTAKLSPGHSSSMKL; this is encoded by the coding sequence ATGTTCGCTGCTTTCTACTGCGGCATGCGTCAGGCATCCGTCAAAATCATCGAAAGTATGCCGCAGCTGGGCGGGCAGCTCGCTGCGCTCTATCCGGAAAAACATATTTACGATGTAGCCGGTTTCCCAAAAGTCACTGCAGGCGAGCTTGTCGAGCAATTAAAGAAGCAAATGGAGCATTTCAAGCCGGACGTTCATTTGGAAGAGAAGGTCGTGGAGGTCATAAAACGGGATGAACGCGATTTTGCGATCGTCACGGACAAAACAACGCATTACGCCAAATCGGTCATTATCACGGCCGGCGTCGGCGCTTTCGAACCCCGCCGTCTCGAGCTCGAAGAAGCGGTTAACTACGAGAAGCAGAATTTACATTATTTCATCAGTGATTTAAGCCGATTTCAAGGCAAGCATGTTCTCATCAGCGGGGGCGGAGATTCCGCAGTCGATTGGTCATTGATGCTGGAGCCGATTGCCGCCAGCGTGACCCTCATCCACCGCCGCGATAAATTCAGAGCGCACGAGCACAGCGTTGAGAATTTAATGAATTCCAGCGTCAACGTCCTTACACCTTACGAAATCACTTCCCTGCACGGCACCCACCAGATCGAGCGTCTTACGCTCCAGCATGTCAAGACGGCCGAAACGGTGGAAATGCCCATTGATGCCGTCATCGTCAACTTCGGCTTTGTCTCCTCGCTCGGCCCCATCGCAGAATGGGGACTTGCGATCGACGGCGGATCAATCGTCGTGGATTCCCGCATGGAAACCAGCATACCGGGCATCTTCGCCGCAGGAGATATTACGACTTATCCCGGCAAGCTGAAACTGATCGCAGTCGGATTCGGCGAAGCGCCTACCGCGGTCAATAATGCCAAGGTATATGTTGATCCGACAGCCAAGCTGTCACCGGGACATAGCAGCAGCATGAAGCTGTAA
- a CDS encoding NAD(P)/FAD-dependent oxidoreductase has translation MSNIPKIVILGAGYGGILTALRLQKELNYNEADVTLVNKHDYHYFTTHLHMPAAGTDKTENARVSISKLIDEFKIDFVKSTVVQIRTQDKKVILEDGTLSYDYLVIGLGGEPETFGIPGMLEHAMNIRSINSVRLIREHIEYQFARYKREPHRTDYLTFVVGGAGFTGIEFVGELADRLPELAKQNDVDPALVKIYNVEAAPTALPGFDPELVEYAMQVLTKKGVTFRIGTAIKECTADGVIVGDNEEIRSATVIWAAGVRGNRLIEEAGIETMRGRVKVDDFLRTPGHENIYVVGDNSLMFNPEGRPYPPTAQIAMQQGVVCAHNLVASIRNQPQKKFEFKNKGTVASLGKGEAVGLAFGKKYKGGVAAMLKKAIDIRYLYTIGGIPLVIRKGKFL, from the coding sequence ATGAGCAACATACCGAAGATTGTGATTTTGGGTGCCGGTTACGGAGGTATACTGACAGCACTTCGACTTCAGAAGGAACTTAACTACAACGAAGCCGACGTTACACTTGTCAACAAGCATGATTATCATTACTTCACGACGCATCTGCATATGCCTGCAGCGGGTACGGATAAGACCGAAAATGCACGTGTAAGTATTTCCAAGCTGATTGATGAGTTTAAAATCGACTTCGTCAAATCTACCGTCGTGCAAATCCGTACGCAGGATAAGAAAGTTATTCTTGAAGACGGAACGCTGTCCTATGATTACCTGGTTATCGGTCTCGGTGGAGAACCCGAAACGTTCGGTATTCCAGGCATGCTGGAACATGCCATGAATATTCGCAGCATCAATTCCGTTCGTCTGATTCGCGAGCACATTGAATATCAATTTGCTCGTTACAAACGCGAACCCCATCGTACGGACTATTTGACGTTCGTAGTCGGCGGCGCTGGTTTTACGGGTATTGAATTTGTCGGCGAGCTTGCCGACCGTCTGCCCGAGCTTGCTAAACAGAACGACGTCGATCCCGCGCTTGTGAAAATTTACAACGTAGAAGCAGCTCCGACAGCCCTGCCTGGCTTTGATCCGGAGCTTGTTGAATATGCGATGCAGGTACTGACCAAGAAGGGCGTAACCTTCCGAATCGGCACGGCGATCAAAGAATGCACGGCCGACGGCGTTATCGTCGGCGACAACGAGGAAATTCGTTCGGCAACCGTGATCTGGGCAGCAGGGGTACGCGGAAACCGCCTGATCGAGGAAGCGGGCATCGAAACGATGCGCGGCCGTGTGAAAGTGGATGATTTCCTGCGTACGCCGGGGCATGAGAATATCTATGTTGTCGGCGATAACTCCCTGATGTTTAATCCGGAGGGCCGTCCATATCCGCCGACTGCGCAAATCGCGATGCAGCAAGGCGTTGTCTGCGCGCATAATCTGGTGGCTTCGATCCGTAATCAGCCGCAGAAGAAATTCGAGTTCAAGAACAAAGGTACCGTTGCATCCTTGGGGAAAGGCGAAGCTGTTGGTCTAGCTTTCGGCAAGAAGTATAAAGGCGGCGTCGCTGCGATGCTGAAGAAAGCGATCGATATTCGCTACCTGTACACGATCGGCGGCATTCCACTCGTTATCCGTAAAGGAAAATTCCTGTAA
- the hemQ gene encoding hydrogen peroxide-dependent heme synthase, translating into MSEATQTLEGWYALHDFRSIDWSAWKQASEQERQTALDELHSFLKEWQSMEDNKQGSTAFYAIVGQKADFVFMHLRETLEDLNALETAFNKTNFAQFTYPVHSYVSVVELSNYMHMAKPGSDPMENPEIIARLKPALPKWNHICFYPMNKRRQGNDNWYMLPMDARREMMRSHSMIGRSYAGKVKQIITGSVGFDDWEWGVTLFAEDALQFKKLVYEMRFDEVSARYGDFGDFYVGNRITDAILEQMFSL; encoded by the coding sequence ATGAGTGAAGCGACACAAACACTTGAAGGCTGGTATGCGCTGCATGACTTCCGCTCCATCGACTGGAGCGCTTGGAAACAAGCCAGCGAACAGGAACGCCAAACCGCTCTTGATGAACTCCATTCGTTTCTGAAGGAATGGCAGTCCATGGAAGATAACAAGCAAGGCAGCACTGCATTCTATGCGATCGTCGGTCAGAAGGCGGATTTCGTCTTCATGCATCTGCGCGAGACGCTGGAAGACCTTAATGCACTCGAGACCGCATTCAACAAAACGAACTTTGCTCAATTCACGTATCCGGTTCACTCCTATGTGAGCGTCGTCGAGCTGAGCAATTACATGCACATGGCCAAACCTGGCTCGGATCCGATGGAAAACCCTGAGATCATAGCCCGTTTGAAGCCGGCTCTGCCAAAATGGAACCACATCTGCTTCTACCCCATGAACAAGCGCCGTCAAGGCAACGACAACTGGTATATGCTCCCGATGGATGCACGCCGCGAAATGATGCGCAGCCACAGCATGATCGGACGCTCGTATGCCGGTAAAGTGAAACAAATTATTACCGGTTCCGTCGGCTTCGACGACTGGGAATGGGGCGTTACCCTGTTCGCAGAGGATGCCTTGCAATTCAAGAAGCTCGTGTACGAGATGCGCTTCGATGAAGTCAGCGCCCGCTATGGCGATTTCGGTGACTTCTATGTCGGCAATCGCATAACCGACGCAATTCTGGAACAGATGTTCAGCCTGTAA
- a CDS encoding YuiB family protein gives MNSDVTILQLVIALVLFFVMMFGIGFILNMLLKTTFFPIYFFVIGVVPIFIWQTWDHTKTFGGNFSSFTFVDILPAIGALIGAYVSGATIRALRRGGYKMF, from the coding sequence ATGAATTCAGACGTTACTATTTTGCAGCTTGTCATAGCGCTGGTTTTGTTTTTTGTCATGATGTTTGGCATCGGGTTTATTTTGAATATGCTGCTCAAAACAACCTTTTTTCCGATTTACTTTTTTGTTATCGGAGTAGTGCCGATTTTCATCTGGCAAACATGGGATCATACAAAGACGTTCGGAGGTAATTTCAGCTCCTTTACGTTCGTCGATATTTTGCCTGCCATCGGGGCCTTGATCGGCGCGTATGTAAGCGGGGCCACGATTCGGGCTTTGCGTCGCGGCGGTTACAAAATGTTCTAA
- a CDS encoding alpha/beta fold hydrolase, translated as MHERMNSGKEGAVICVHPPCLTSRLFVGVEDKLEDSNNLIRWDIRGHGLSTGGSRKLTLAMIAEDMRLLMDELGLKKAYVCGYSTGSMPALAALLLYPERFAGGILLSGTASYTDILSRSRLQAAYISSILAPKETIAFKAAWIEANSRAEFEALNQEAKQGDRDKWREYTAACLDSKLDRQIQRIKQPVLLLYGTEDRTGASNAAVLRRKLPSSELYGIIGAKGQLLTREPTTTAFVISQWLDKQRRPEIADTFEERAALLKELEGRGVKEGTERGLVH; from the coding sequence GTGCATGAACGCATGAATAGCGGGAAAGAGGGGGCTGTTATTTGTGTGCATCCGCCCTGCTTGACGAGCCGATTGTTTGTCGGCGTCGAGGACAAGCTGGAGGACAGCAACAATCTAATTCGCTGGGATATCCGGGGACATGGCCTGAGCACAGGGGGCAGCAGGAAACTGACGCTTGCGATGATCGCTGAGGACATGAGGCTCCTGATGGACGAGCTGGGGCTTAAGAAAGCGTATGTTTGCGGCTACAGCACGGGATCCATGCCGGCCTTAGCGGCGCTGCTCCTGTATCCGGAGCGGTTCGCCGGCGGCATTCTGTTGTCCGGTACAGCGTCTTATACCGATATTCTGAGCCGATCCAGACTGCAAGCTGCTTACATTTCAAGCATTCTCGCTCCCAAAGAGACGATTGCCTTCAAGGCGGCGTGGATTGAAGCGAACAGCCGCGCCGAGTTCGAGGCGCTGAATCAGGAGGCGAAGCAGGGCGATCGGGACAAATGGCGGGAGTATACGGCTGCCTGCCTGGACAGTAAGCTTGACCGGCAAATTCAACGCATCAAGCAGCCTGTGCTTCTCCTGTACGGCACGGAGGACAGAACAGGTGCAAGCAACGCAGCCGTGCTGCGGCGGAAGCTTCCCAGCAGCGAGCTGTACGGCATTATCGGAGCGAAGGGGCAGCTGCTGACGAGAGAGCCGACGACGACAGCATTCGTCATCTCGCAGTGGCTGGACAAGCAGCGGCGTCCGGAGATTGCCGATACGTTCGAGGAACGGGCGGCACTTCTGAAGGAGCTCGAGGGCCGAGGCGTCAAGGAAGGAACGGAGCGCGGGCTCGTACACTAA
- a CDS encoding helicase DnaB has translation MRIGSMHQFTEHHRYYTFRDFSLSAVDRKMIGLIYQSMIGAFAAGFYNLLYQQVADDRVGYSSLEPQRKLLLGLGLDMHERGRQELVNQASRLEAVGLLQVTRLGVPDNDDVAYEYELVKPLSPDEFFDSPHLTLLLRDKVGKHAVIALRESFYAKEADELAGAELSRENISVPFYELFRLNTQGFDPELEQALTEVAPTRQAAPKQQLETAGFQYGDIIMRFPRNSVNRQYVERLRGNDEAIAQLNYVAYKYNLTVVDLCRLLDEDDIFSARGELQLEELQLRGNGMYRQDRKRNEERQRVYGRIEAVKAANERSDSMDSQDDMPDEVAVQSEFYMEVPAQLAGRCDIHQYNMLMRNEPHTRFIAKFFPGAVPEWLIRVFEVIDHNYRLQGAVINVLIHYVLGLNDSQRVTKTYIDAVASNMLVKGVDSFEKAVGYVREQVKLEQDKERRRESGSTAPAIRGNSSGSGGAAGARGGRRKPVIPIMPDTPSGSPLTAEEMEEIRRMARKLDGKST, from the coding sequence ATGCGGATCGGCAGCATGCACCAATTTACAGAGCATCATCGATATTACACCTTTCGCGATTTTTCGCTAAGCGCAGTAGATCGCAAGATGATCGGACTTATTTATCAATCCATGATCGGGGCTTTTGCGGCGGGATTCTATAATCTTCTCTATCAGCAGGTCGCAGATGACCGCGTAGGCTATTCATCGCTAGAACCTCAGCGTAAGCTTCTGCTAGGATTGGGACTGGACATGCATGAGCGCGGACGACAGGAGCTCGTGAACCAAGCTTCCCGCTTGGAAGCGGTGGGGCTGCTTCAAGTTACTCGGCTCGGCGTGCCGGACAACGACGATGTTGCCTATGAATATGAGCTCGTTAAGCCGCTGTCGCCGGATGAATTCTTCGACAGCCCCCACCTGACGCTTCTGCTTCGGGATAAAGTGGGCAAGCATGCGGTGATTGCGCTCAGGGAATCGTTCTATGCGAAGGAAGCCGACGAATTGGCGGGGGCGGAGCTGAGCAGGGAGAACATCTCGGTACCGTTCTATGAACTGTTCCGATTGAATACGCAGGGCTTCGATCCGGAGCTTGAGCAGGCGCTCACCGAGGTTGCGCCGACGAGGCAGGCAGCGCCGAAGCAGCAGCTCGAAACGGCGGGCTTTCAATACGGGGATATCATCATGCGTTTTCCGCGCAATTCCGTAAACCGCCAATACGTCGAACGATTGCGGGGAAACGACGAGGCGATCGCACAGCTGAATTACGTCGCGTACAAGTATAACTTAACGGTCGTGGACTTGTGCCGTCTGCTGGATGAAGACGATATCTTCTCGGCTCGCGGGGAGCTTCAGCTGGAAGAGCTGCAGCTGCGCGGTAACGGCATGTACCGTCAAGACCGCAAACGAAACGAAGAACGGCAGCGTGTATACGGCCGTATCGAAGCCGTTAAGGCTGCTAACGAGCGAAGCGATTCCATGGACAGTCAAGACGATATGCCGGATGAAGTGGCCGTGCAGTCGGAGTTCTACATGGAAGTACCGGCCCAGCTGGCCGGCCGCTGCGATATCCATCAGTACAATATGTTAATGCGTAATGAGCCGCATACCCGGTTCATCGCGAAGTTTTTCCCCGGGGCCGTTCCTGAATGGCTCATACGCGTATTCGAAGTGATTGACCATAATTATCGCCTGCAGGGTGCTGTAATTAACGTCCTTATTCATTATGTTCTAGGCTTGAACGATTCCCAGCGCGTCACGAAAACCTATATCGACGCGGTTGCGTCCAACATGCTGGTGAAAGGCGTCGATTCGTTCGAAAAGGCTGTCGGCTATGTGCGCGAACAGGTGAAGCTGGAGCAGGACAAGGAGCGCCGCCGTGAGAGCGGAAGCACCGCTCCTGCTATACGCGGGAATAGCAGCGGAAGCGGGGGCGCTGCCGGAGCAAGAGGAGGCCGCCGCAAGCCGGTTATTCCGATTATGCCGGATACGCCGAGCGGTTCGCCGCTGACGGCCGAAGAGATGGAAGAGATTCGGCGAATGGCTCGCAAGCTCGACGGCAAATCAACGTAA
- the dnaI gene encoding primosomal protein DnaI, translating into MESLGDLLKGMPGGSTMKQHADKLMAELLADPLVGLLRTKYPELDDTTIRLNLNRIYQCTKEYRSCSNCPGLDNCPNDFEGHYTELSCETTGGLVQLTDRKVACKKLIARRSEDRIRSRIRSFYIDDRALSEGYSADEIVTNDVERMKAVGQVISYINRTKEDGLQSEGLYLTGSFGTGKTFLMCYMLHELAKAGFTGAIVYMPDFVEDLKSLMLEQGKLKETVDLLKETDLLIFDDIGAENLNPWARDHVLGAILNYRMNRKPTFYTSNYGLDAIEQHFSFTNKDGDELHKGQRLMDRIRPYVQTVHVTGRNKRGG; encoded by the coding sequence ATGGAATCGCTTGGCGATCTGCTGAAAGGGATGCCGGGAGGCAGCACGATGAAGCAGCATGCCGATAAATTAATGGCGGAGCTGCTTGCGGACCCGCTGGTCGGCCTGCTTCGTACTAAATATCCGGAGCTCGACGACACGACGATCCGGCTCAATTTAAACCGGATTTATCAGTGCACGAAGGAGTACCGCAGCTGTTCCAACTGTCCGGGGCTCGACAACTGTCCGAACGATTTCGAAGGCCACTACACGGAGCTGTCATGCGAGACGACAGGCGGCCTGGTGCAGTTGACCGATCGTAAGGTTGCCTGCAAGAAGCTGATCGCAAGAAGAAGCGAGGATCGGATTCGCAGCCGGATTCGCAGCTTCTATATCGATGACCGGGCTTTATCGGAGGGTTACTCCGCGGATGAGATCGTGACGAACGACGTGGAGCGGATGAAAGCCGTCGGTCAAGTCATCAGCTACATTAACCGGACGAAGGAAGACGGGCTGCAGTCGGAGGGGCTTTATTTAACCGGTTCGTTCGGTACCGGCAAGACGTTCTTGATGTGCTACATGCTGCATGAGCTGGCGAAGGCGGGCTTTACCGGCGCGATTGTCTATATGCCGGATTTCGTCGAGGACCTGAAGTCTCTCATGCTGGAGCAGGGCAAGCTGAAGGAAACCGTCGATTTGTTGAAAGAAACGGATCTGCTGATCTTCGATGATATCGGGGCGGAGAATTTGAATCCGTGGGCACGCGACCATGTGCTGGGCGCCATCCTGAATTACCGGATGAATCGCAAGCCGACCTTCTATACGTCCAACTACGGACTCGATGCCATCGAGCAGCATTTCAGCTTTACGAACAAGGACGGCGACGAATTGCATAAAGGGCAGCGATTGATGGACCGGATACGCCCTTATGTGCAAACGGTGCATGTAACCGGGCGCAACAAGCGGGGAGGCTGA
- a CDS encoding sulfate ABC transporter substrate-binding protein produces MKRKLISAVTALTLLLTLSSTSFAAITKPAKPDIELLNVSYDPTRELYEQYNHAFSSYWKAKTGQKVTIKQSHGGSGAQARAVIDGLEADVVTLALAYDIDAIQKAGFINDGWENRFAHNSSPYTSTIVFLVRKGNPKKIKDWSDLVKSNVSVITPNPKTSGGARWNFLAAWGYALKQNNNSESKATDFVTKLYKNVPVLDSGARGSTTTFVERGIGDVLLAWENEAYLALKEHGKDFEIITPTFSILAEPPVAVVNKNAEKHGTRNVAKAYLDYLYTNAGQRIVAQNYYRPSNINIAAEFTKKFKNVELTNIRDFGGWNKAQTKFFNDGGVFDAIYKP; encoded by the coding sequence ATGAAGAGAAAGCTGATCAGCGCAGTAACTGCATTAACCCTGCTTCTAACGTTATCGTCTACAAGCTTCGCCGCAATAACCAAACCCGCCAAGCCGGATATCGAGCTTCTGAATGTCTCGTACGATCCGACTCGCGAGCTGTACGAACAGTACAACCATGCCTTCTCTTCCTATTGGAAAGCAAAGACCGGCCAGAAAGTAACGATCAAACAATCGCACGGCGGATCGGGCGCGCAAGCACGTGCTGTTATCGATGGTCTGGAAGCGGACGTTGTCACGCTGGCACTCGCTTATGACATCGACGCCATCCAAAAAGCCGGCTTCATCAATGACGGCTGGGAAAACCGTTTCGCGCATAACAGCTCGCCTTACACCTCGACAATCGTATTCCTGGTCCGCAAAGGTAATCCGAAGAAAATCAAAGACTGGAGCGATCTTGTCAAGAGCAACGTCTCCGTCATCACGCCTAATCCGAAAACAAGCGGCGGCGCGCGCTGGAACTTCCTCGCTGCCTGGGGCTATGCGCTGAAGCAAAACAACAACAGCGAATCGAAAGCGACGGACTTCGTAACGAAGCTCTACAAGAACGTACCGGTTCTGGACTCCGGCGCACGCGGATCGACAACGACGTTCGTCGAGCGCGGCATCGGCGACGTACTGCTGGCTTGGGAGAACGAAGCCTATCTTGCACTGAAGGAGCACGGCAAAGATTTTGAAATCATTACGCCTACCTTCAGCATCCTGGCGGAGCCGCCGGTTGCCGTCGTGAATAAGAACGCCGAGAAGCACGGCACGCGCAACGTTGCGAAGGCATACTTGGATTATCTCTATACTAATGCAGGTCAGCGCATCGTAGCACAGAACTACTACCGGCCGTCGAACATCAACATCGCAGCCGAGTTCACGAAAAAATTCAAAAACGTCGAGCTGACGAACATTCGCGACTTCGGCGGCTGGAACAAGGCGCAGACGAAATTCTTTAACGACGGCGGCGTATTCGATGCCATCTATAAGCCTTAA
- a CDS encoding sulfate ABC transporter substrate-binding protein, with product MKKRSFLPMHVLMVFIAFAIALTGCGWDSGPNEAANNSGTKAADNGGSKNTGNGNASEPAAANDSASKGPIELLNVSYDPTRELYEAYNKLFADYWKKEHNQDVTIKQSHAGSGAQSRAVIDGLKADVVTLALGYDIDAIAQKGLINPDWQQKFDNNSSPYTSTIVFLVRKGNPKGIKDWNDLVKPGVQVITPNPKTSGGARWNYLAAWGYALKQSNGDEEKAKAFVKALYKNVPVLDSGARGSTTTFVEKGIGDVLLAWENEALLSVKELGKDKFDIVYPSLSILAEPPVAIVDKNVDKKGSREVAEAYLDYLYTESAQKLVAQNFYRPQLASVAEQFADQFPAIEMLNIDDDFGGWAEAQKKHFADGGVFDQLYTPGS from the coding sequence ATGAAAAAGAGAAGCTTTCTACCGATGCACGTACTAATGGTCTTTATCGCTTTTGCAATCGCTTTGACCGGCTGCGGATGGGACTCGGGTCCAAACGAAGCTGCGAACAACTCCGGTACGAAAGCAGCTGACAACGGCGGCTCCAAAAACACGGGAAACGGCAACGCTTCAGAACCTGCTGCAGCGAATGACAGCGCATCGAAGGGACCGATCGAGCTTCTGAATGTCTCCTACGACCCGACGCGTGAGCTGTATGAGGCTTACAATAAACTATTTGCGGACTATTGGAAGAAAGAACATAACCAAGACGTTACGATTAAACAGTCTCATGCCGGTTCCGGCGCGCAATCCCGTGCCGTCATCGACGGATTGAAGGCGGATGTCGTGACGCTGGCGCTTGGCTACGATATCGACGCCATTGCCCAGAAAGGACTTATCAATCCGGATTGGCAGCAAAAGTTCGATAATAACAGCTCTCCCTATACATCGACGATTGTCTTCCTGGTTCGTAAAGGCAATCCGAAGGGAATCAAGGACTGGAATGATCTGGTGAAACCGGGTGTTCAGGTCATTACGCCGAATCCGAAAACAAGCGGCGGCGCACGTTGGAATTATCTCGCGGCTTGGGGATATGCATTGAAGCAAAGCAACGGCGACGAGGAGAAAGCGAAAGCATTCGTCAAAGCGCTTTACAAAAACGTGCCCGTTCTGGATTCCGGCGCGCGCGGGTCGACAACGACGTTTGTCGAGAAAGGTATCGGCGACGTGCTGCTCGCATGGGAGAATGAAGCGCTGCTGTCCGTCAAGGAGCTTGGCAAAGACAAGTTCGACATCGTATATCCGTCCCTCAGCATCCTGGCAGAGCCTCCGGTTGCCATCGTGGATAAGAACGTAGACAAGAAGGGCTCACGCGAGGTTGCCGAGGCTTACCTTGACTACCTGTATACGGAGTCGGCCCAGAAGCTCGTTGCGCAGAACTTCTACCGCCCGCAGCTAGCCTCCGTGGCAGAGCAGTTCGCAGATCAATTTCCGGCAATCGAAATGCTGAATATCGACGACGATTTCGGCGGCTGGGCAGAAGCACAGAAGAAACATTTTGCTGATGGCGGCGTATTTGATCAATTGTATACGCCCGGTTCATAA
- the cysT gene encoding sulfate ABC transporter permease subunit CysT: MTSSAKKKAKPRSVLPGFGLSLGFTIFYLSLIVIIPLIGIFVKTSGLTPERFWETVSNARVLASYKISFLTSFYAALVNLVFGLIIAWVLVRYKFPGKKLLDSLIDLPFALPTAVAGIALTAIYAPNGWIGKLLIPLGIKVAFTPIGITLALIFIGLPFVVRTVQPVLQDLDNEVEEAAVMLGAFRWRTFRRVVLPELIPPLLTGFALAFARGIGEYGSVVFISGNMPMKTEIAPLLIMTKLEQFDYRGATAIALVMLVVSFLLLLLINYLQWRSNRRVASA; the protein is encoded by the coding sequence ATGACGAGTTCCGCGAAGAAGAAAGCGAAGCCGCGCAGCGTGCTGCCGGGCTTCGGCCTTTCGCTCGGTTTTACGATTTTCTACTTAAGCTTGATCGTTATCATTCCGCTCATCGGTATTTTCGTCAAAACATCCGGCTTGACGCCGGAGCGATTCTGGGAAACGGTCTCTAACGCCCGGGTCCTCGCATCGTATAAAATCAGTTTCCTGACTTCGTTCTACGCCGCGCTGGTCAATCTCGTGTTCGGTCTGATCATCGCTTGGGTACTGGTGCGCTACAAGTTTCCGGGTAAGAAGCTGCTCGACAGCTTGATTGATCTGCCGTTTGCGCTGCCGACCGCCGTAGCGGGTATTGCGCTGACGGCGATCTACGCGCCGAATGGCTGGATCGGCAAACTGCTCATTCCGCTTGGCATCAAGGTGGCATTCACGCCGATCGGCATTACACTGGCGCTGATCTTTATCGGCCTGCCGTTCGTCGTGCGCACCGTGCAGCCGGTACTGCAGGATCTCGATAACGAAGTGGAAGAAGCTGCTGTTATGCTGGGTGCCTTCCGCTGGCGGACATTCCGCAGAGTCGTGCTGCCGGAGCTGATTCCACCGCTGCTAACGGGTTTCGCGCTTGCTTTCGCTAGAGGGATCGGCGAGTACGGCTCCGTCGTCTTTATCTCCGGCAATATGCCGATGAAGACGGAGATCGCGCCGCTGCTCATCATGACCAAGCTGGAACAGTTCGATTACCGCGGTGCGACGGCTATAGCGCTTGTAATGCTCGTGGTGTCGTTCCTGCTGCTGCTGCTCATCAACTACTTGCAATGGCGGAGCAATCGCCGCGTTGCAAGCGCATAG